In Leptospira stimsonii, a single window of DNA contains:
- a CDS encoding class I SAM-dependent methyltransferase, producing MDFIETFEGDRATQYENKIGKMIPFYSGVAELVASSLIDSIPQGKKILAAGCGTGADFGALMKVAPDRYRITGVDPSPEMIEQAKKKFPNAELICSPVSGLEKSLLFSGATLLFVLHFLPDDGAKLSLLKDISSRLEPNGKFILFDIYDSNEDMDSVFKDVAGYLRTFQGWDDSALETYLNRVKTLNKIPPKRYAELFKEAGFIKWKQIFQAHYVGGWIAFR from the coding sequence ATGGATTTTATAGAAACGTTCGAAGGTGATAGAGCGACACAATATGAAAATAAAATCGGAAAGATGATTCCGTTTTATTCCGGTGTGGCCGAATTAGTAGCGAGTTCTTTAATCGATTCGATTCCGCAGGGAAAAAAAATTCTAGCGGCGGGTTGCGGGACTGGGGCTGATTTCGGCGCACTCATGAAAGTCGCGCCCGATCGTTACCGAATCACAGGCGTCGATCCTTCACCGGAAATGATAGAACAGGCTAAAAAGAAATTTCCAAATGCCGAATTGATCTGTTCTCCGGTTTCCGGTCTCGAAAAAAGTTTACTTTTTTCAGGCGCGACACTTTTGTTTGTTCTTCATTTTCTACCGGACGATGGGGCAAAATTATCCCTTCTCAAAGATATTTCCTCCCGTTTGGAACCGAATGGAAAGTTTATTCTTTTTGATATTTATGATTCGAACGAGGATATGGATTCCGTCTTTAAAGATGTCGCCGGGTATTTAAGAACTTTTCAGGGATGGGACGATAGCGCGCTGGAAACGTATTTGAATCGAGTCAAAACCTTGAACAAAATTCCTCCGAAACGATACGCCGAACTTTTTAAAGAAGCCGGTTTTATCAAATGGAAACAAATCTTTCAGGCTCATTACGTTGGAGGCTGGATTGCGTTTCGGTAA